In Rutidosis leptorrhynchoides isolate AG116_Rl617_1_P2 chromosome 6, CSIRO_AGI_Rlap_v1, whole genome shotgun sequence, the DNA window gtaccgatttggttttagagacgaatagctagattgatatgattcgggatcatttgaaaagggcgcaagatagacaaaagtcgtatgccgacaagcgtagatgaatgatcgaatttcaagaaggtgacatggtgatgcttaaggtttcgccatggaaaggtgttatttggtttcgaaaacggggaaagttagctcctcggtttattgggccatttaaaattctagctcgtgttggtgaagttgcgtatcgtttggaattaccagaagagcttgcggggatccataatacatttcatgtttcccatctccgtaagtatcttgcggatgattcttcttgggtaccattagatgagattgagctaaacaataagttagagtatattgaggagccgattactatactcgatgagaaggtcaaacggttgaggaataaagaggtgagaacttataaagttcaatggcgtcatagtataggttccgagtttacttgggagcccgaagagtttgtgttagtgtatcttccctcttgtcatgcggcttggatcgtgaggacgtgctccgattcaagtgggggagagttgtaagacccttataataattgtacagcagtgtaattatggtacatgaagtgtgggtgactttgTATATTAAAACGGAAGTCAGAGAGTGATATGggctgggtgcgctcagcgcacacataggggtgcgcgtggtacactcctcactgtagccgggttctgcatgttttaattagatattttgatgggctatttggtaatttcacttgtggacgagttggaggccagtaggtcagatcttggggtgtcattcactccatttctaacaacctcatcctatccacttcaattttagagagagagtgagattcttgtgtgagaaaactcaagcaaaggaagaaggagctagttttgagtcttagctcgagttataaagttgttcatctcttctctagctacgttttggttgtagtggtatgttctaactttaatttccttactttgattttgtgtaagggttagggtttgggatagtgaacataaaacccatatttttaCGATTtttggtgttcttgggtaagattgagtcatgaagactcaatggtaactaacctagggtttcaaagtggtaattgatgtttatgagtcctaattggttagttaattactagcacacctagctaattggtaaatgggtgttagttgggttagtggatgacccgaaatgggtatgttgactttaaatgagtcaaaggggttaatgattgacctagttggggattatgggtatgaattaccctaattatgttatagttagtgttgttggaccttaatcactagcttttaagtgattaatggtgttcttgacccttaagggcggttttggtaaaAATGggccatttaatgcattaagtcattaaatgcacataagtgaattgttggtatttagtccaactagattatgtattgattgaagtacttattatattaggtactttgctttgaagcttgcgaaagtataaaaccatcaccgaatcgttaaggtgagtggaataattatatgcatagcagcgtaggtatataatgtatttatttgttgtagcgtgagatgtgaagtgtcgaagtgttaagacaccacgtttcacgtgacgagtgaagcatcgaggtgttaagatgccactctaagtaattgacgagtgaagcatcgaggtgttaagatgccactcggggtgaagcatcgaggtgttaagatgccacctaggagtgaagtgtcaaggtgttaagacgccactctgtaaagtaaagagtgaagcatcgaggtgttaaggtgccaccctagggattAGTGATACGAGGtactaagtacactaatggatgttatgaactccgttggcctttcgcgagtgccattcccttgtacgattggttaatcatggttattgtgttgtaagcgaaagcatgttatattgttcgagttatatatatttatgcgattgttatgctagcttgtggtattggaggtgggtagcctcgtattgatgataagcgAATTGTGTTGCtaacatgtatgcggtatgtgtatgagtgtttgcaagtaggtatattatatatgtatgtttataattattgcattcactaagctctacttaccctctcgttgtttatctttttataggctccggcgttgacaagggtaagggcattcgaatggattagagatcccgcttgttgtttaggggacgcttttaggatgtgatagcttttggagtttgaccgagacttgggtagtttaaccccaaacaccatgctcatagtgtcatttggaattttactaatgtggtcgaaactcatgatttgtacgaaactcgtaaaacgaccgatgtgggccccattttgtaaaactcattttatgtttgaatcgtgtgagttttaactattatatcatgttgtgaaaagcgtttcgtctaaatatgttgggaggtgggagatctttatttgaaaaattgcaaaaccggacagaactgaaattgacatgtgcgcgccgcgcaccctgagggggtgcgcgtggcgcactccactgttataaaaaaaaattggtttgtgcgttcggttggttattggtttgggttgttacaattttcAAAGGACAATAATTATTGATCATATGCCTTATAAAGTCCCGTGGTCTCAAAGGCAAGTAATTAATATTGACTTTTGTAAGCAACACGAAGCTTGTTCTTGATAAAAGATTTGTGAAAGAAAAAGGTAAGATATGAGATAGATTTAATTTCTAATATGTGTAATTACTAATTATACATGTATAATATGTGGGATATGAGTGTTCTAACTTCTAATAAATCCTATGAAATCTTGTGAATGCAACACAAATCTTGCATCAATAGAAAAAACATTAATGGTTTAGAAATATGAAACAAACTATTGAATACAAGTGTGTACTCATTGACTTATAATGTGTGTTAGCAATTTCACATATCAAGTGACACACCTAAAAACAGCCAAGATGAAATGAGATTCATATGGGTTATCAATCTATATGAAATTAGAACTTAATATAACTTTCTGAGAAATAAGTTTCCAAATTAAAGATTATTCACTGTCAGCAGGTACATAAGCTACATAATCAAGCTTATTAGCACTCCATCCTCCAATTATTGTCCTATAATTAAAAATTTTACCTTCATACAAAAGACAATTTTTTAAGCAAAGTAATATCTTTCTAAACGAAAGTATATTTTATAAGCGAAATCTTGATATGTGTccaaatacaaaaaaaaatataatgttAACTTCATAAGATGAGAAGTTATCATAGAACTAAAGTAAAAGCATTTAAGTAGAATCAATGAGTTTCCTATTTGTCTAATCTCTAGGTTAAATCTGGATGACACCCTCATAATGTGATCTAAACTCTAACATCAAAATCAAGTAATTAAGTACTAGCTTGTCAGGCAAATCTACAATATGAACTTGCATAACAAAATATAGTTAGAGAAATCGTATATGGCATAAATACAGATCATGTCCTACGTAATCAGATACATTGGGTCATATATGATATAGATCAAACTTGCAATGTGAAAAGTCTTTCCTCAAATTGAACTTCTATAGTTAAAAAAATCAGCTCCAATTGTAACCTTGTACTGATTACTAAACTTTTGATTCACATATCTATATTAACACAAATTAAGGAAAATAGAACCACTACATTTTACTTTTAATAGCATACTCTTGTGATTATATCCACTTAAATACAGATTTTTGAAATTTAAAAATTGGTGAAGGATACTGATTCATATGAGATGCCTTACCAACTTTGTAAACAGTTGTTAAAcacataaaaatatttaaatatatgaaaacagttatgAATCATAATTGAGTAAAATTATGGATTCAAATAGATATGCAGACCCGCTGTCACCGAGGATTATGACTTTGAGCAGCATTCGACGACGGGATGCCACTGATTCTGATGAAACTCTTTGATTTAGTTactatatctataatctataatataGAATTgagtatataagtaataataaggtTATAAGGGTTTGAATCAGAGATTAAGGCTTTGTTATTATATCTaaaagaaatgaaatgaaatgaaatgaaaggaATGGAAGGGAGGGGAGTGGAATCCTTTTAATTTGGAAGGAAATATTGGAAAGAAAATTAGGCAAAATGATCAATCCATTTTCTTTCCTTTCTTTCCAACCAAAACTCATGAACaccatatattttttaatttcgtcctgGTCCCTTTTTTTTCCTTCCATTACAAAACTCTAGAACAGAGCCTAACGATACAGATTCACAATCAGGAAAAGATGAACAATTTTTGCACTTTTCGTCTTATTTTTGGTTATCGTCCTTATAAAACTGTTGAATGTACGAATTACCCCCTTTCAAACATTCAGTGCCTTCCGGGTAACGGAGGAAATTTCTGTTTGTATTTTAACTATTAACTTTAGTTACAAATTTACCCCTTGTCACTTAACTCGGGCACATTttagttaaaaaaatttcaaataaatcggCTAGATGTTTGCATCAATTGAAACTCACAGTGAATATGGGCGTGGAATGCCACTTTGGCGTTTAATAGAGAAAGTTCATGTCACCTCTTAATTTTATTAACTTttgaaaaaagattttttttttatatctgaaTGGAATAGATTACCGAAAATAGAAATACATGTAAAATAGGTTACCTTTTTATGTAATTTGTCATACTATAAAAGATGGTTTACACTATAGTACTATACTTCTTTTTGATAATTTACGACTAAAAATTATGGCAATTATTATCAAAATTGGTAGGGTCCAATCGATTTGATGAATTAGGAATCGAAGGTTTGTAATGTACAAGCTCTTATGAGTTTGTTCCTAACAAAGCTATGGAGTTCCATTTACATGGTATGTTAATTTCATCAGATTTTATAAAAAGATTTGATCTTTTTACATTATCGTTAATAAAATGTCATTAAATGTCTAAATAATGTTTGGTATGTTAATTCCATCAAATTTTTGCAAAATTTGAGCTTTAttccattatcattaatataatgtcATTACATGTATAAACAATATTTCAAGGAAAAATCGTCATGTGATGGAGTTTGCAACGCGAATGCGTATTGCTCTTGGATCGGCTAAAGCGCTGGCTTATCTCCATGAGGACTGTAAGTTCAATTTCATTAACGTTGATAAAATGTTTTGACAAAATGGTAATAAAAAACAGTTGTTCTACAGCACCTTTTCTATGTTTGCAGGCCATCCCAAAATCATTCATCGTGATATCAAGGCTGCGTATATTCTTATCGATATGAACTCTGAAGCAAACGTAGGATATTTTCTTGTTTCTTAATTGCCTTTTTGACGTATACGAGCTTTCGTTTATAAAGTTTACATTTTTCTACAGGTTGCTGATTTTAGGCTTGCCAATATTACTTCTGATCTTGCTACTCATGTTTCAACCCATGTGATGGGAACTTTGGGGTATGCCTGTTTTTTATTGAtaaatatacatttaaatataaaattttatcatctttattaattttttttatttgaattAAATGTGAATAGTTATCTAGCACCGGAGTATGCGTCGTTAGGCAAACTGTCAGAGAAATATGATGTTTTCTCATATGGGGTCATGCTTTTAGAATTGATTACTGGTCGTAAACCTGTTGATTCCGCTAATACTTATATGGACGATAGTTTAGTCGATTGGGTAAGTATTCATGGTCTTTTTTTCCATACATATATcagttttctaaaaaaaataaaaaggtttTAAAGGACAATAATTGTTGATCATATGACTTATATAGTCTTGAGGTATCAAAGGCAAGTAATTAATATTGACTTTTGTAAGCAACACGAAGCTTGTTCTTGATAAAAGATTTGTAAAAGAAAAAGTGAGATATGAGTAGATATAATTTCTAATATGTGTAATTACTAATTATACATGTATAATATGTGGAATATGAGTGTTCTAACTTCTAACAAATCCTATGAAATCTTGTGAATGCAACACAAATCTTGCATCAATAGAAAAAATATTAATGGTTTAgaaatatgaaacaaatagttgaaTCCAAGTGTGTACCCAGTGACTTATAATGTGTGTTAGCCATTTCACATATCAAGTGACAGACCTAAAAACAGCCAAGATGAAATGAGATTCATATGGGTTATCAGTCTATATGAAATTAGAACTTAATATAACTTTTtgaaaaataagttttcaaattaaAGTTTATCCATTGCCAGCGGGTGCATAAGCTACATAATCAAGATTATCAGCACTCCATCCTCCGATTATTGtcttataattaaaaattcacccTCATACAAAAGACAATTTTTTAAGCAAGGTAATATCTTTCTAAACGAAAGTATATTTTATAAGCGAAATCTTGATATGTGTccaaatatcaaaaaaatataatGTTAACTTCATAAGATGAGAAGTTATCATAGAACTAAAGTAAAAGCATTTAAGTAGCATCAATGAGTTTCCTATTTGTCTAATCTCTAGGTTAAATCTGGATGACACCGTCATAATGTGATCTAAACTCTGACATCAAAATCAAGTAATTAAGTACGAGCTTGTCAGGCAAATCTACTTTCGTAATTGCTGACTTGATTTACATATCAACTTGCATAACAAAATATAGTTTGAGAAATCGTATATGGCAGAAATGCAGATCATGTCCTACGTAATCAGATACATTGGGTCATATATGATATAGATCAGACTTGCAATGTGAAAAGCGTGTCCTTAAATTGAACTTATATAGTTAAAAAAAATCAGCTCCAATTGTAGCCTTGTGTTGATTACTAAACTTTCTATTCACATATCTATATTAGCACAAATTAAGGAAATAGAACCACTACATTATACTTTTAATAGCATAATCTTGTGATTATATATACTTAAATACAAATTTTTGAAGTTTAGATACCGGTGAAGGACAAAGATTCATAAGAGATGTCTTACCAACCCTATAAACAGTTGttaaacacataaaaacatttaaatatATGAAA includes these proteins:
- the LOC139853756 gene encoding proline-rich receptor-like protein kinase PERK4 gives rise to the protein MEFATRMRIALGSAKALAYLHEDCHPKIIHRDIKAAYILIDMNSEANVADFRLANITSDLATHVSTHVMGTLGYLAPEYASLGKLSEKYDVFSYGVMLLELITGRKPVDSANTYMDDSLVDWRYLQASTPMNPPYPCRDVADHEGDRAVVVHQ